The genomic interval ccctaatttttcttatacaAATTGTTTGATGCAGTTTATGGACTGTGTTTGCGTTTTTGGTGAGcgttatttacttattttctgGGTTACAGCTTGAAGTTTTCAGGAGCatggttttgtaatttgtatagGCTTGACGTGAGGAAGAATTCATGCAGTTACAACAACAGGCTGGAACTAGaacttctctttcttctttttgttgtcGTTTAGGACTGGCTTTACGCGCCTAAAGTTGGCTTGGATCGTGAAATTGATTCACGGCAGAAATGTGATCCACCGGTTCATGTGGTTTACGGCTGCGACTTTggaggatgatttttttttttttttcgcatCAAATAGTGGCTTGTGCATTCGACTACGCCAAAgtgacaataattaaataattttcctattgttagaattttaaaaatagaattaagaGTTATTTGATTATATCCTAAGTTTTTAAATGTTCTGAATTGCCATTTTTTAGAGCAAGTATTAATACACcgtgtatttttttaaataggaTTCGGATCCACTAAATCCATGCATGGATTTTTAGAACAttcagaatttattttatcttaattttaaactCAGTCAAAATATTACTAACAAAGCaatccaaatttgaagaattaaaaaaaaaattgtggacTCAGCAATATTCAACCATGTACAACAAtaataagattatttaaaaaaaaaaacagagaaagGAAGAGAAACAACCCCCATGGCCCCAtcagttaaaagaaaaaaattttagccTCCCTGGTCCAGCTTTGATCACTAACAAATTTTCTCCACGTGGCATATGCAGCTCTGCTATTGGCTGTTAGCTTGATACGATTTTATGACTGTACTGCAGTCGCTGACGATGACATGACAGAACGACACAGTACCCGAAGCAGCGTTCTGATTCTTTCCGAACTGTTGCGGTAGACGAGCAGCAGTGCTGTAAGGGCATTTGCGTCTTTTGACATGACACTAATGTTAGAATTTACAATTCCGCAAAATCTTTGTACAATTGTGTCATCTCATTGGCCCCATCATCACGGCGAaggaacaaaaagaaaagagaaggagaagaaaggaaaaaaaaaaaaagaaatcgaTCTGATGGCAGCTAACAAGCTCGTAGCTCTCTGGAACCACCCGGCTGGTCCTAAAACCAGTACGCTCTCTTATTTCTgttcttgtttgttttcttttttgaactttttccttttgtttatAGATGGCTGCTTGGTCgtatcaaataaatgaaatttgtgaaaattagttggatttaaaaaaaaaaattgtgttctTTGATCAATCAATCCGAATTGGGCGACGGTTGTTGaaaattcttaaaagaatTGTAAATTGACATCTGGGTGTACGAAATTGTATATGATGATTAGTGTTTAATCCTGAATTAGCCCCTATTAATTGATGGaagtaattgataattaagGAATCGTGGAGTGAAATTGAGTTGTgtgtttacttattttatttactccTTAATGTAGTATATCTCAGAAGAGCTTATAATTTTGGCAGTTCATTTTTGGGCTCCAACATTCAAATGGGGCATCAGCATAGCAAACATTGCAGACTTTTCAAAGCCACCAGAAAAGATCTCCTATCCTCAGCAACTAGGTGTGCCTCATTAGAAATTTGAAGTTATTTGTTCCTGCATATATGGTATTTTAACGTCTTTCCAATACAGCTGTTACTGCTACCGGAGTTATTTGGTCGCGCTACAGCATGGTGATTACTCCGGTATGTTTACTTTCTAGCATTAGagaaagataaaagaattGCTTTTTGCTGTAGAGATATTATGCCCTCTAAAAGTTGGAACTTTGCACACTGTTGTTGTGCTACATAATGGCATTGGTTGTCTCCTTTGTGTTTGTTTATCCATCATGCTAGCAGTTTAAAGTTTCTTGACTGATCAACTGTTGGCTAATTTTACACAAgcttttttcatctttgtttaGTTTATCTCCAATGTTATATTCCAGTTCTCCGTCTAAGTGTGGAATGATGATCCCATTGGGGAATCTAGATATAAAAATTCTTTCTATTATGTGCAAAGAAATCACTGGCATAGTGTGATTGTAGGATACTACATTTTGTTTAAGATATGTTTGGGAACAATTCTAATACTATATTACCTCCTGAGATTGTAGAAAAACTGGAACCTTTTTAGTGTCAACGTTGCAATGGCTGGGACGGGCTTGTATCAACTATCACGCAAAATCAAGTAAGTTGGACATCGAAATCTTGAATATCGTGTATGATTGTGGCAATAGTTTTGATGTTATTCTAATTGTATGTGAAGAATCTGTTTGGAGTCAAATTCTGC from Citrus sinensis cultivar Valencia sweet orange chromosome 9, DVS_A1.0, whole genome shotgun sequence carries:
- the LOC102611475 gene encoding mitochondrial pyruvate carrier 4-like; this encodes MAANKLVALWNHPAGPKTIHFWAPTFKWGISIANIADFSKPPEKISYPQQLAVTATGVIWSRYSMVITPKNWNLFSVNVAMAGTGLYQLSRKIKQDYFSESTEIEAAAVQE